In the genome of Lathyrus oleraceus cultivar Zhongwan6 chromosome 4, CAAS_Psat_ZW6_1.0, whole genome shotgun sequence, the window taatattttttattttgtcatttgatattttttgtgaattttctcttttctggttattcttaattcattttaaatagttttcaatattcaaaaaatacaaaaatattttctcaacctatttgaatgatgatagatctatgaaaaatattctcatcaatttattaattgatttgagatttatttgagattttagttcaattaggttatttttattcatttttaattgattaaaaatagtttctgacttttaaaaatgctgaaattttttgtcaaactttgtttgaccttgttgaacttgggataaatcacttggacctttcaaggttgatttgaggtgattttgaagtttgaccctcctttaatattttaattcaagtttattttgaatattaaaaataccaaaaaatattttgttcatttcttgacttccaatcttcatctcatttctgtttttgattgtttgaccatgatcctcaatgtcattggtcaacacttgttgattggtacatcccattttcatttaatgcacttatttcttttcattatccattattcttcttcatctccttcttcttcttctttctttttgatcaatgagttaaaggttgataagttagcattgattagggaggcttaatcttcctcgattcaaatctaattcatcttattcaattgatcaaatgaatggctttgcattaaggataggttgcttcctaaatcatgcaaatgacttaaaccaatacaagatcaattctcttcttctttttttggcatggcaagttgttggaacttggtttactaatcaagacttctaacttgtgttgttgcctacattattattgaccggcctcagatagttgtcaattctacataagtccaattacgattgcttaacatagcgctaaattttccttatggcacactaactactaacactaaccattaaccattaacatttactttttgcactttacatttatgcaatttactattcttgtacatatttattcatttgctttttccctttgctcacttgagcacatgtttatgttaattccatttgccttttgctcacttgagcacataattgtgtatatatcatttgtgtttgtgttttgttttgtttgttgtgaaccaaatgcaaagaattggacaaaatggacttagactttaggaccttccctatgaaaatttggagtcaaagagcaactaggcctcatgcctttagagtgcttaaatgtcaaagagcaactaggcctcatgcctttagaatgcttaaagcttgaagatgaacattgaaaggactatattctaaactccctcttgtccattctttgattgtttatagaactttttgatgtgtgtgttcttgtgctagggattccaacttgatccaaattgaggaaccattgccatgagcttccaagagagagagagagatccaagatatATTGAGGAGCTTcccaagagttcatttgattgtttattgcttgagtttatgcttatgtgattgcttattccaaagggtgggagctacttggatcatcaatatgatctcaagagtggaactccattgtggtcttattctttatccctcacctcttgtatgcttaggactttagcctttcttcttcttccctccactctaacccaagccaaaacctttgtgcaaacatttaacacttgctttcaaaattagaaacctaagccttatgcttttgattttcaaacttttcttttcataacacttattttgaattgaacttctaagtcaactttgaccattttgtaaatacttttcattggtaaatacaactcattcaaatacctttttgtggtttcgATGGCCACATTCTTAATCAAActttccataacctttagctattaggtttgagttatccttgaggtagatgtaatactcacctatatccttagtgatggacaatgagtcctccatgcttattatagggttaacccctcactagcatgttgaagctatcctcacatggtggatttgtggttttaggttgagttttctcccttggataacaaaagaccttaaggcttttggaccaatcaattcaccaacttattttgagatttttaccccgaactacgaggttttgatcctaatctttttttagatggtacgtaggcaatgggtttatccatccaaacaaaaatgtaaataacttgtatattctctcctcatctcttcaatcatgtttgcacaaataaattttcacaaaacaccAACCTTACAGCCAATGTgaaaaggtctccctaggagtacctaggatgttttgggtgcttaaaaccttcccattgcataaccaacccccttacccagatctctgacatttttactagtttttgattcgataaaacttttaggtttttgttcgctttctaaccattcctttggataaataaaagtgcggtggcgactcgacttgtatgatttaccttagatttaatcaatatctctaatggtaacgaataccccgctacaccgTGTTATATCTTTGAGGGAAAACAGAAATAGTCTTAGACAAATTGCGTCAGGTGAAGCACCGTTGGTCTTGAATGTATCAGctagttggataaaaacttttaaatgttaATTTGGGTTCTCTGTAGCGAGACCCGCGTATTGATTTTGTTGTACTGGTTATAATAATGAGGgttttaattcaaaattattAGCAGGAATAGCcgggtttactatactagaactaggttcttcgttaaaaggttgggcaaattccttaagTGGTCTCCGGTTACGATCTTAGGCCATTACTCTCCTAATTCTTTGGAGCAAACGACGTGCGCGAGCTTATCGCTCTGGCTCAGCTATTGGATCTTCTAAACTTCTGGTGCTGTGAGTTTTTCGCATTTACCGACTAATAGGgccttagtctagacggtgtaacaacagggtacgaaaaTTTGACGTAATTGGTCCccagcaacggcgccaaaaacttgatgggtGTTGTGCAATATGCTATCCGCAAGTATACAAAATACGTCAAAGTAATACAAAAGATCATCGTTCCCACAGAGACCAAATTGTCAATCTATCGATTTCTGTTGTTACAATGCTTATCTAAGGTAGTCAAATAAGTAGGTTCAAGTACACTGAAGTGGAAATGACGAAGTAAATAAATTGAGATAAAATGCAGGCTCAGATGTAACTCACTTCAGTTAGGAAATACTCCAATTGTTTCTAAACAAATCTACTTATGGGGAAATATTTTCTACTTAGAGAATAAttaatttaacaggaactgtcgctttcgcgtattcagaaccgagtttactCTCTAATTAATGCCCTTCATTGTCACAGATGAAGGGTGCTTGTCGcgttaaagtagtaaacctatttttaagaaattaATTCCTTGACTTAGttaaaaagtgattttgatttggaaatATTAACTTAAAAGGGATCCATGACTTTCGCTCAAGGATCCGGATTTTAAACCTACAAACGCGTCTGAAAACAGTTTCAAAATCGTTTTATAATAGTGTTAAGAATTCCCAATTAACCGGAAAAAATGATTTCGCTACTTTTGACcagttaaaactaaccaagtttatCTTTAAGagttggacggctttcgatcttacccaactATACTTCGGCTCTACTTTGGTAGTTACCAAACAAAATAAGCACTGAAAACTTGTGTCAAAATCAAAACAacccctaaagcatttctacaaaTACAAATAATGGAGTATCATCTTAACGATGATCCTTACATCCTAACATTtaaagatttagccagacatgaAAATAGGAAACAACACAATAGAATTAATCATGTTTAAAAAGGGCGAGTAAATAAAATGTGCAAGTTAAATAAGCAAGTATGTAAAAGCGAGAGAGAcaaataaataaagtaaagcatgcAAGATAAATAAAACGTAAATATGAATAACTTGAATAAGAAACCTGCTCCAAATCGGAGACTTTAATCTGGTACACTTGAAAAGAAAACTTGACTGGAAAGTAAAATGGCGGCAAGATTGTTTGTACAGTACGATAACCTAACTACAACTCAAGTGCGATAACCCtccgatgtgacggattatcgctTTTACAATGGTGAATTTTAGGCTTAGTGTTGTGAACTAAGTTGGATGCCTTTTCATGAAGTGAAAACGCCTATTTATAGAAGTTCTAAAAAGCTATCCAAAGACAATGTCCTCCAACTTCCCTTAGTGGGGTCGTGCCAACAAAGGTGGCGCCGCCATCCCCAACAAGGCGCCCGCCGTGTGTACAACATGGAAAGATCATGGGAAAAACATGGCAGTTACTATCGGTTGACAACTTAGACGTCATGACACCCTCCTTGGCGGCCGCCATGTTGGACGCCATGTGAACAAATTTCCATAAAAACATTGATTTCTTGCTCGTTTGGCTTCCTTTCTTCACAAAAGGCTCCTATAGGGCAAAATATCTGAAAATAGGACAAAAGGAAAACATAACACATGAAAATGATAATAAAAACCTAATAAGCATGTGCAATCCGAGTCAAATACACAGtgtgtttcagtgttatcaataccatgaaagggaggagacttacaatctcagttactagaatgctatgcctttgggtcaaaatttagcgctatgttaagcaatcgtaattggacttttgtagaagtcacaactatctgaggccgggcaataaattttttggtgttaatgcatattagagataTGTTATAATGAAACGTACTCTTAAAACATACTaaacacaaaaagaaaatgattaaaggatggacctaatctcattcatacttgtattggttcatctaacacaaagttattgatgtCCCAATTAGCCTTAGtatattgagacttcattggtcaatgaaagggatgggatagaatgagattgaagatgaagagggaggggagatgagagaaacacaaattggtcatgggaggaatgttatcaaattaaaatcattaattcattttgggagatgaaatgtacatttcatcaatcccctaaatccaatgattttaatccaacaaaagtaaaatcaaccttgaccaagtcccaaacacatagtcaaacttcacaagtcaataaaaatggctcaacataatttctacacaattaatcaattaaaaatcaaataaaaatgcatttaaattgaattatatttgatcaaaaacctaaaacctcttcaaaacacaaaataaatagccaagagatttatcctaggtcaaacaaggtcaaaggaccttagacaaaaaaattcataatttttgaaaagtcagaagtatttttaaacaattaaaaatttgcacaaaaacaattaaatcatgaaaaatatcaaaattaatccaaaaaataattttaattcaaaaaatgaaagaggaaaatatttgaatttttttggtgaaagtcccatatttttggattaaaaatgaaattgatatgaattaattaaaataaaaggcttaaatgaaaaatcagaaaataaaatataaataaaaaaaacaagggccataagatctccctcattaattaaggtgaTAGATCTGATGGCCATGTGCGCGCTTTCCACCAATGCCTCTGTCAACTGTGCCACACGTGTGGTAATCAAATTGGATGGATGAGATTAAAACGTAAGAACCAaatcagatggcctggattgatccagcgcaccatcggagccctagctccgatcatcttctccggtgagcacCACCGGTCTGgtccaagctcaactcaaaggaaaatgaaaagtgaatacactaatttaaaggaaaaatactcaggagcacgaatctagcctcaattttctccaattccaagtatataaaaagatacagagatttgaattttgaggatcatgaactgagttgcttcgatttgacctcaaagcaactcaatcttcttgcctacattgatagaacttcagaaaaccaaaaatcattaagaatggtgaagaattaagggagaatcgaagagatgaaaattctgaaaattcaccttcaatggagcttcagattggcacgatcttgcttataattatgcttggccttgcttcagatgcttgttggaagtaaaatggatcaaggaaaggtatggactcttggagtttcaatctcaaaacagatggagaattgaaactcaattttcaaagaaaatcttcaagcttatacttcaatggtgagggttttggattgcaggttcaaagcttaggcatgaggtccttaattctgagcaatgagggtcttatttataggccatgagattgatttccgcacacttccatttttttggcaaaatttgaaaattctcttggcatgcttgcatgggcgtgtgctaggcccatcaagtgatgtaatctgatccataattgagtgtgaatcATGTTGAAACCATGTTGtaaggccatgcaattgtgtatgaaaattggaagtggaaaacatccaaatggtccttcaacttacacccatgcacaagtccttcattctttggacaaatgaggtgatcttggactttttgaaaaggtgcgatcaaagggaacaactttcatgttgaatactttctcatttgaatcttggatcatgatgaattttgaggtggaagtttgggaaattaaacatatttgaaaattttctaagtcccaagtcaaatgtttatttcttccaccttgaataattttttctatggacttcaaatgagaaatgttccttcataaatgttgtagatctttcaaacctattcaatttggtaacaaatctgacctcatttggatttggcataaaggagttatgcattttagaagttgaggaaaatcacttgttcaatggtattggcctaaaatggcctataatgtttcctcttggcacatgcattttaaagttgaatatgagattcctacaaacataaaagttgaattagacattTTGAATgtgatcatggaatttgaatggctttcatctcataaaaattgagcaagttatggtcttgagaagttgacctccaaactagggttcagacaaaatgacctataatctttctccataaaaaatgactttccaagcaaaactagatctttacttaaacatgaaagttgtttggaatgtcattttgagtcACTTatatcttgtaatcattttcatattataaaaaatgtaggagataaggtctagggaaccccagttttgaccggttgactttctctagtcaaccgCCATGAACtatcttgctagcttgacattatcttgatttttgggactcatggaggatcatatatgcataatatgatgtaatgtgaagtataccttgaaatatttgatcaattgttgaagaaacttgttgaagaagtcacacaagatacctagatgaattagggtttccaaggcaaacaaactccaaaatcttgatgatttcttgatcaaaatattatgtgaagaccatggggttacatatatgatgcttagagacaatgtgaaccatttcttgattaCACTCCTTGCACTGATGGTCTtaaccctatatatgagcttgatggagcataggtgagcatgcacactacctacaaaagcaacaaactatacattgacatatttttggtattttggttagtaaacaaagaaaaatgaagtatgatacaatcaaatatgcttggtgatctctcccagtGCAAACCtaatggatgaggggtaaggagggtgtcaaggtatgatctcaatgccaatgcatatgatgagatagcatgagggatcttagggtcaaaattggggtcttacactctGGAAAAGTCTCTAACTACTGCAAATGGACCTTCGTAATTTGGCatccattttcccctagaatcttTGTGAATTTGCAGGATCTTTTTTAACACCATGTCACTTTCTTGGAACACTCAAGGACAAAGCTTCTTGCCAAATGCTTTcttaagacgcctctgatagaTTTCATCATGACATGATGCCTTTAGGAACTTCTCTTCAATAAGGTTGAGTTCATCAAACCTTGCTTGCACCTATTCCGCCTCGTATAACTTATCCTCCATTAAGACTCTGATCAAGGGGATTTCCACTTCTATAGAAAGgactgcttccatgccataaaccAAGGAAtacggggttgcccctgtcgaagtgcaTACTGATGTATGATAGCCATGCAGCGCAAAAGGTAGCATTTTGcgccaatccttatatgtgaacaccatcttttgaatgatcttctttatgtttttgtttgcagcttcaacagctcCATTCCTCTTAGGCCGGTATGGTGACGAGTTGTGGTGTTTGATTTTGAACATTGCACACAACTCCTTTACTATCTTGTTGTTAAGGTTGCACCCATTATTAGTGATGATTTTATTGGGAACCCTGTATCGGAAGATGATGTTGTTCTTCAAAAAGagggcaaccacttgcttggtgaCGTTGGCATAAGACGCGACTTtgacccatttggtgaagtagtctaTGGAAACCAATATAAACCTATGTCCATTAGATGCTTTAGGTTCAATCAccccaatcatgtcaattccccacatagagaaaggtcATGGTGATGATATGACATTTAGAGGGGTAggtggtacgtgcaccttgtcaacatatatttgacacttataTCACGTCCTGGCATAATGAAAATAGTCAGGTTCCATCATTAGCCAGTAGTAACCTGCCCTCAGGATTTTCTTTGCCATCTTGTGTCCACTTGCATGAGTGCTGAAGGATCCTTCATGTTTGTCCACACATCTGAGAAGGACTGTGTCATAATTCCGCGTATACATCACATATCCATTTAAGAAGAACTTTGATGCCAGCCTCCGTATAGTCCTCTTGTCAAGGCTAGAAGCGTCTACAGGATATTCTTGTTTCTCTAGATAGtgtttgatatcaaagaaccagggtttTCCATCTGATTCTTCTGTCATTGTTAAACAATGAACAGGTTTGTCAAAATGCCTAATTTTAATATTAGGTTGATGGTTAGGCCATATCAACTTGTACATGGATGCCAGAGTTTCTAGAGCATatgccatctgattctcttctcgaggaatatgggAGAAAGTGATTTGGTCAAATTTCGGGAGCAACTTTAGCATATAATCCTGATATGGAATTAGATTAGCATGTCCCGTTTCCCAATCACTCGTGATCTGATTTATCACTAAAGCAAAATCTCCATATACTTCCAGGACTTTAATCCTTATATCAACGACCTCCTTTAGccctagtatgcaagcttcatactcaaccatgtTATTTGTACAGGTGAAGCAAAGCTTTGTGGTGAATGGTAGATGAAAATTATTGGGATACATTAATACTTCCCCAATTCCATGAACTGTAGCATTTGAAGAACCATCGAACATAAGATACCATCGCTCCCCTGGTTCGGGTCCTTCGTCAGATCTAAGGATCTTAGAGTCTTTGAAAACCATAATGTCATATTTtgggaaatcaaacttcaaaGGTTGGTAATCCTCCATCGGCTGGTGAGAAAGATGATATGCCAGTACACTACCCTTGATGGCTTTCTGTGCGACATAAAGGATATCGTGttctgataataacatctg includes:
- the LOC127136753 gene encoding uncharacterized protein LOC127136753 — protein: MDPIKYIFEKSTLIGIITRWQMLLSEHDILYVAQKAIKGSVLAYHLSHQPMEDYQPLKFDFPKYDIMVFKDSKILRSDEGPEPGERWYLMFDGSSNATVHGIGEVLMYPNNFHLPFTTKLCFTCTNNMVEYEACILGLKEVVDIRIKVLEVYGDFALVINQITSDWETGHANLIPYQDYMLKLLPKFDQITFSHIPREENQMAYALETLASMYKLIWPNHQPNIKIRHFDKPVHCLTMTEESDGKPWFFDIKHYLEKQEYPVDASSLDKRTIRRLASKFFLNGYVMYTRNYDTVLLRCVDKHEGSFSTHASGHKMAKKILRAGYYWLMMEPDYFHYART